The Arachis duranensis cultivar V14167 chromosome 2, aradu.V14167.gnm2.J7QH, whole genome shotgun sequence genome has a window encoding:
- the LOC107474497 gene encoding dirigent protein 16 yields MLIRSLFTASMAMLITVAQWEVIGVSAIDPIAATGKELIIELYMHDIQGGSSPTARPVTGLLGNIYSGQVPFAMPIGFNIPQGQTAVPNANGALPTVNGVFGIPLGTGLAGTSFAGDSGNNNNQNNAQLQLGPDGLGLGFGTITVIDDVLTAQPELGSQIVGKAQGVYVASSADGSRQMMTFTALFEGGEYGDSLNFYGLYKIGSTMSQLSVIGGTGKFKNASGFAELRALIPPGQVSTDGAETLLRITVHLNY; encoded by the coding sequence ATGTTGATAAGATCATTATTTACAGCTTCAATGGCAATGTTAATTACCGTTGCTCAATGGGAAGTGATTGGTGTATCCGCAATTGACCCGATTGCAGCCACAGGAAAAGAACTAATTATTGAGTTGTACATGCACGACATTCAAGGAGGAAGCAGCCCAACAGCTAGGCCGGTTACCGGCTTGCTGGGCAACATTTACAGCGGGCAAGTGCCTTTTGCGATGCCAATAGGATTCAACATCCCGCAAGGTCAGACTGCTGTCCCCAATGCCAATGGTGCTCTTCCAACTGTCAACGGAGTATTCGGGATCCCACTTGGAACCGGCTTGGCTGGTACAAGCTTTGCAGGAGACTCAGGCAACAATAACAACCAGAATAATGCTCAGTTGCAGTTAGGACCTGATGGTTTGGGACTTGGTTTCGGCACAATCACTGTAATTGATGATGTTTTAACGGCTCAACCAGAGCTGGGGTCACAAATAGTTGGGAAAGCTCAAGGAGTGTACGTGGCGAGTTCGGCAGATGGGAGTAGACAGATGATGACATTTACCGCCTTGTTCGAAGGAGGGGAGTATGGAGACAGCCTTAACTTCTATGGCCTCTACAAGATAGGGAGCACCATGTCGCAGTTATCAGTGATCGGGGGCACAGGAAAGTTCAAGAACGCAAGCGGTTTTGCAGAGCTCAGAGCTCTTATTCCCCCAGGACAGGTTTCCACTGATGGAGCAGAGACATTGCTAAGGATCACTGTCCATTTGAACTACTAA
- the LOC107474507 gene encoding 60S acidic ribosomal protein P3-1-like, whose product MDQVFTFVLRKSGAEWTVKQHSGDIEDSASSTYDLQRKLVNAARAADSSGAVQSSFSFVSPSSAVFQVVVGGAVFVGGGAVTAAPAGGAAAESAAAPAAEKKEKKVEKEEDEDFGMSLFD is encoded by the exons ATGGACCAG GTATTCACATTCGTTCTCCGCAAATCCGGCGCCGAGTGGACTGTGAAGCAGCACTCCGGCGACATCGAGGACTCCGCCTCCTCCACCTACGACCTTCAACGCAAGCTCGTCAATGCCGCTCGCGCCGCTGATTCCTCCGGCGCCGTTCAGTCCTCTTTCTCTTTCGTTTCTCCCTCCTCTGCTGTCTTCCAGGTGGTTGTGGGTGGTGCAGTCTTCGTTGGAGGTGGTGCTGTTACTGCTGCTCCTGCTGGTGGTGCTGCCGCAGAGAGCGCCGCCGCCCCTGCTGccgagaagaaagaaaagaaggtcGAGAAAGAGGAAGACGAAGATTTTGGAATGTCACTCTTTGATTAA
- the LOC107474495 gene encoding hydroxyethylthiazole kinase, which produces MEQQTQPIPATNINPKATNNHNQPSSWAKKAWRLLSDVRAQSPLIQCITNFVSMDLMANTLLSAGASPAMLHSLEELNDFTPCCRALCINVGTLTPSWLPSMKAAAQLCSQLDTPWVLDPVAVSASGFRLKACMELVELKPAVIRGNGSEIIALSMAFTQPSKVSIVKGTDSIHESVDAVEAAKLLAKSSGAIVAVSGATDIVTDGNQVVGAHNGVALMQKITATGCSVTALIAAFVAVDKIHALDAAVSALAVFGVTGELGMKNAKGPASLRMHLIDALHGLDEAALESHVNITSLS; this is translated from the exons ATGGAACAACAAACCCAACCCATCCCCGCCACCAACATCAACCCGAAAGCCACCAACAACCACAATCAACCATCATCATGGGCCAAAAAGGCATGGCGCCTGCTCTCTGATGTTCGAGCTCAGTCCCCACTGATCCAGTGCATCACCAACTTTGTCTCTATGGATCTCATGGCCAACACCCTCTTGTCTGCTGGTGCGTCCCCTGCCATGCTTCACTCTCTCGAGGAGCTCAATGACTTCACACCTTGCTGCCGGGCACTCTGCATCAATGTTGGCACGCTGACGCCTTCCTGGCTTCCCTCCATGAAGGCTGCTGCACAACTCTGCTCCCAACTGGACACACCGTGGGTGCTCGACCCTGTTGCCGTCTCTGCCTCTGGTTTTCGTTTGAAGGCTTGCATGGAGCTTGTGGAGTTGAAACCTGCTGTCATAAGAGGGAATGGTTCTGAGATCATTGCTCTCTCCATGGCTTTCACTCAACCATCCAAG GTCTCCATTGTCAAGGGTACAGACAGCATCCATGAGTCAGTGGATGCAGTGGAAGCTGCAAAGTTATTAGCTAAAAGCAGTGGTGCCATAGTTGCAGTATCAGGAGCCACCGACATTGTCACAGATGGAAATCAAGTCGTTGGAGCTCACAATGGGGTGGCATTGATGCAAAAGATAACAGCAACCGGGTGTTCAGTTACGGCACTTATTGCTGCCTTTGTTGCTGTTGACAAAATCCATGCTTTGGATGCAGCAGTATCAGCATTAGCGGTATTTGGTGTCACCGGTGAGCTAGGAATGAAGAATGCTAAAGGTCCTGCGTCTCTGCGAATGCATTTGATAGATGCCCTCCATGGGCTTGATGAAGCTGCTTTGGAATCTCATGTTAATATCACAAGTTTGTCTTAA
- the LOC110278193 gene encoding ankyrin repeat-containing protein ITN1-like, with protein MEMHKEALLNARNTILVAVLIATATFAAGIAPPGGVYQEGPMKGKSMVSKTIAFKVFAISNNIALFISLSIVIVLVSIIPFKRKPHMRLLSIAHKIMWVAIAFMASGYVTATWMILPHSEGMQWLSVILIALGGGSLGTIFIGLTVILVERWLRKFKWKKTRKEGANSYGDSQNSDVESQNSRDRLLLTPATTRSGKACERN; from the exons ATGGAGATGCACAAAGAGGCATTACTGAATGCAAGAAACACCATATTAGTTGCTGTTTTGATTGCAACTGCAACTTTTGCCGCTGGTATTGCTCCTC ctgGTGGTGTATACCAAGAAGGACCAATGAAGGGGAAGTCAATGGTGAGTAAAACAATAGCTTTTAAGGTCTTTGCAATAAGCAACAACATAGCACTATTCATTTCTCTATCTATAGTCATTGTTCTTGTTAGTATCATTCCTTTTAAGAGGAAACCACATATGAGACTATTGAGTATAGCTCACAAGATTATGTGGGTGGCTATTGCATTTATGGCAAGTGGTTATGTTACAGCAACATGGATGATCTTGCCACATAGTGAAGGGATGCAGTGGCTATCGGTGATCCTGATAGCACTTGGTGGTGGCTCTCTTGGGACAATCTTCATTGGTCTTACTGTGATACTGGTTGAACGTTGGCTGAGGAAATTCAAGTGGAAAAAGACAAGAAAGGAAGGTGCAAATTCTTATGGAGATAGTCAAAACTCAGATGTTGAGAGTCAAAACTCTCGGGACCGGCTACTTCTGACGCCAGCGACGACAAGATCAGGGAAGGCATGCGAGCGCAACTGA